A single genomic interval of Halichondria panicea chromosome 2, odHalPani1.1, whole genome shotgun sequence harbors:
- the LOC135331789 gene encoding procathepsin L-like has protein sequence MLVSVIAVLGLVAVSSAVEPKYEFVEEWQVWKSRHEKIYDTHLVELEKHLTWLSNKKYIEQHNANSHIFGFTLAMNKFGDMTELEWTDYLSTYQVREQNENGNYSKTFQPESQVYDYPEAVDWRTKGAVTAVKDQGDCGASYAFSAMGALEGAYALAHGGNRESLSEQNIIDCSIPYGNHGCHGGNMYDAFLYVIANDGVSKESAYPFFGKQSYCNYQKTYRGTSMSGSVSIKSGSEEDLLTAVANVGPVSVAIDGANSAFRFYYSGVYDSSRCTSSSLNHAMVITGYGSYSGKKYWLAKNSWGTNWGQSGFVMMARDKYNQCGIASDASYPTL, from the exons ATGCTCGTGTCAGTAATAGCAGTACTGGGTCTCGTTGCAGTCTCCTCCGCCGTGGAGCCAAAGTATGAGTTTGTGGAGGAATGGCAAGTGTGGAAGTCTCGACACGAAAAAATCTACGACACACATCTTGTAGAGCTAGAGAAACATCTTACCTGGTTGTCTAACAAGAAATACATCGAGCAACACAATGCCAACTCTCACATTTTCGGCTTTACTCTTGCAATGAACAAGTTTGGAGACATG ACTGAGCTGGAATGGACAGACTACCTCTCAACGTACCAAGTTAGAGAACAGAACGAGAATGGAAACTACTCCAAGACCTTTCAGCCTGAATCCCAAGTCTACGATTATCCAGAGGCTGTAGATTGGAGAACAAAGGGAGCAGTGACTGCCGTGAAGGACCAG GGAGACTGTGGAGCTAGCTATGCATTCAGTGCCATGGGTGCTCTTGAGGGAGCTTATGCTTTGGCTCACGGTGGGAACAGAGAGTCACTCAGCGAGCAAAACATCATCGACTGCTCAA TTCCCTATGGAAACCACGGTTGCCATGGTGGAAACATGTACGATGCTTTCCTATATGTGATAGCTAATGATGGAGTATCAAAAGAGAGCGCATATCCTTTCTTTGGAAAG caatCATACTGCAACTACCAGAAGACGTACCGAGGCACCTCCATGTCTGGCAGTGTGTCTATTAAGAGTGGGAGTGAGGAGGACTTGCTAACAGCTGTGGCTAATGTGGGGCCAGTTTCTGTGGCCATTGATGGTGCTAACAGTGCCTTCAGG ttcTACTACAGTGGAGTGTATGATTCTTCCCGATGCACCAGCTCTAGTCTCAACCACGCCATGGTCATCACTGGCTACGGTTCTTATTCTGGAAAGAAATACTGGCTAGCTAAGAACAG CTGGGGGACCAACTGGGGACAGAGTGGATTTGTGATGATGGCCAGGGACAAGTACAACCAGTGTGGTATCGCCTCAGATGCATCCTACCCTACACTCTAA